In one Candidatus Methylacidiphilales bacterium genomic region, the following are encoded:
- the pgk gene encoding phosphoglycerate kinase, whose protein sequence is MKKTVRDIHLKGKRVIMRVDFNVPQDKKTGEITNTARIQAALPTIQYILEQGASSLVLMSHLGRPDGKVVEKFSLKPVASKFQELLGRPVTFLHDCVGPEVEKACAAPAPGTVILLENLRFHIEEEGKVKNEDGTSTKADPEKVRAFRESLTKLGDVYVNDAFGTAHRAHSSVVGVCLADRVSGFLMEKELNAFAAVIDHPRRPLLAILGGAKVADKIPLISSLIDKADEIIIGGGMAFTFKKVLNQMPIGESLFDPEGAKIVQELVDKAKAKDVQIHLPVDFLCADKFDPNANTRPADDTTGIPDGWQGLDCGPKTGALFCAAIARAKTIIWNGPAGVFEFDKFAGGTKAMAAAIAEATASGATTVVGGGDTATAAKKFGVASKVTHCSTGGGASLELLEGKILPGVANLIDA, encoded by the coding sequence ATGAAAAAAACCGTTCGAGACATCCACCTCAAAGGCAAACGCGTCATCATGCGCGTCGACTTCAACGTCCCGCAGGACAAGAAAACCGGCGAAATCACCAACACCGCCCGCATCCAGGCCGCCCTCCCCACCATCCAATACATCCTCGAACAGGGCGCGTCTTCCCTCGTCCTCATGAGCCACCTCGGCCGCCCCGATGGCAAGGTCGTCGAAAAATTCTCCCTCAAGCCGGTCGCCTCCAAATTCCAGGAACTCCTCGGCCGCCCCGTCACCTTCCTCCACGACTGCGTCGGCCCCGAGGTCGAAAAAGCCTGCGCCGCCCCCGCCCCCGGCACGGTCATCCTCCTGGAAAACCTCCGCTTCCACATCGAGGAAGAAGGCAAGGTCAAGAATGAGGACGGGACCTCGACCAAGGCCGACCCGGAGAAAGTCCGGGCCTTCCGCGAAAGCCTGACCAAACTCGGCGATGTTTACGTCAATGACGCCTTCGGCACCGCCCACCGCGCCCACTCCTCGGTCGTCGGCGTCTGCCTCGCCGACCGCGTCTCCGGCTTCCTCATGGAAAAGGAACTCAACGCCTTCGCCGCCGTCATCGACCACCCCCGCCGCCCGCTCCTCGCCATCCTTGGCGGCGCCAAGGTGGCCGACAAAATCCCCCTCATCAGCAGCCTCATCGACAAGGCCGACGAAATCATCATCGGCGGCGGCATGGCCTTCACTTTCAAGAAGGTCCTCAACCAAATGCCCATCGGCGAAAGTCTCTTCGACCCCGAGGGCGCCAAGATCGTCCAGGAACTCGTCGACAAGGCCAAAGCCAAGGACGTCCAGATCCACCTGCCCGTCGACTTCCTCTGCGCCGACAAATTCGACCCCAACGCCAACACCCGCCCCGCCGACGACACCACCGGTATCCCCGATGGCTGGCAGGGCCTGGACTGCGGGCCCAAAACAGGCGCCCTCTTCTGCGCCGCCATTGCCCGCGCCAAAACCATCATCTGGAACGGCCCGGCCGGGGTCTTTGAATTCGACAAGTTCGCCGGTGGCACCAAGGCCATGGCCGCCGCCATCGCCGAAGCCACCGCCAGCGGCGCCACCACGGTCGTCGGCGGCGGCGATACCGCCACCGCGGCCAAAAAATTCGGCGTCGCCTCCAAGGTCACCCACTGCTCCACCGGCGGCGGCGCCTCCCTCGAACTCCTCGAGGGCAAAATCCTCCCCGGCGTCGCCAACCTCATCGACGCCTGA
- a CDS encoding peptide ABC transporter substrate-binding protein, translated as MPPSPITHRLSSVIPKRSEGRTVAPSEGGLPKRSKGHAEALAKAGVLSLTLLLVLNACTGRPKDVDLIFINGPEPQSIDPAVLTGQPDGRISSSLFEGLTTRNAAGEIIPGMAERWEHDGSHRVYTFHLRQAQWSNGDPVTAADFAGSWRRILEPATACPYAEILFFIRGAEAYQKGELKDWSQVGIQVLDDRTLRVELRAPTPFFPQVAAFVTYQPVHLPSVERFGESWSRPAHIVSNGPYLLKNWKFNDRIELLRNERYWRKDQVRLRRIDALSVTKANTALNLYLTGQADLIIDKSLIPAVLIEKLRPRPDFHAFTFLANYFYRFNTTRKPFHDPRVRRAFSAAIDRDRIVQRITKAGELPATSFVPPGLTGYAAVAGLTYSPEKARQELADAGYPGGRGFPRTELLYNHTDLNEQVAVEIQAMWKEILGVDVGLRRQEWATYFKSLDELDYDIARSSWVGDYPDPLTFLDCFVTGRGNNRTGWSHAAYDRLIEKSNYEADPVRRFALLGQAEEILVRQESPIAPVYYFTGIMFYDAGKLGGIEGNLLDEHPLREMYWK; from the coding sequence ATGCCTCCCAGTCCCATCACCCACCGTCTTTCCTCCGTCATCCCGAAGCGCAGCGAAGGCCGCACCGTAGCCCCCAGCGAAGGCGGGCTACCGAAGCGAAGCAAAGGCCACGCCGAAGCCCTGGCGAAGGCGGGTGTCCTCTCTCTTACACTCCTCTTGGTCCTCAACGCCTGCACCGGCCGGCCCAAAGACGTCGACCTCATTTTCATCAACGGCCCCGAACCCCAGTCCATCGACCCCGCCGTCCTCACCGGCCAGCCCGACGGCCGCATCTCCTCCTCCCTCTTCGAAGGCCTGACCACCCGAAACGCCGCCGGCGAAATCATCCCCGGCATGGCCGAACGCTGGGAACACGACGGCTCCCACAGGGTCTACACCTTCCACCTCCGCCAGGCCCAGTGGAGCAATGGCGACCCCGTCACCGCGGCCGACTTCGCCGGGTCCTGGCGCCGCATCCTCGAACCCGCCACCGCCTGCCCTTACGCCGAAATCCTCTTCTTCATCCGGGGTGCCGAAGCCTACCAAAAAGGAGAACTCAAGGACTGGTCCCAGGTCGGCATCCAGGTCCTCGATGACCGCACCCTCCGGGTCGAACTCCGCGCCCCCACCCCGTTCTTTCCCCAGGTCGCCGCCTTCGTCACCTACCAACCCGTCCACCTCCCCAGCGTGGAGCGATTCGGAGAGTCCTGGTCCCGCCCGGCCCACATCGTTTCCAACGGCCCCTACCTCCTGAAAAACTGGAAATTCAACGACCGCATCGAACTCCTCCGCAACGAACGCTACTGGCGCAAAGACCAGGTCCGGTTGCGCCGCATCGATGCCCTCTCCGTCACCAAGGCCAACACCGCCCTCAACCTCTACCTCACCGGCCAGGCCGACCTCATCATCGACAAAAGCCTCATCCCCGCCGTCCTCATCGAAAAACTCCGCCCCCGGCCTGATTTCCACGCCTTCACCTTCCTGGCCAATTACTTCTACCGCTTCAACACCACCCGCAAACCCTTCCACGACCCCCGCGTCCGCCGGGCCTTCAGTGCCGCCATCGACCGCGATCGCATCGTCCAGCGCATCACCAAGGCCGGCGAACTCCCCGCCACATCCTTCGTCCCCCCCGGCTTGACCGGCTATGCCGCCGTCGCCGGGCTCACGTATTCGCCCGAAAAGGCCCGCCAAGAACTCGCCGATGCCGGATACCCGGGCGGCCGTGGCTTCCCCCGCACCGAATTGCTCTACAACCACACCGACCTCAACGAACAGGTCGCCGTCGAAATCCAGGCCATGTGGAAAGAGATTCTCGGCGTGGACGTCGGCCTGCGACGCCAGGAATGGGCCACCTACTTCAAGTCGCTCGACGAATTGGACTACGACATCGCCCGTTCCAGTTGGGTCGGCGACTACCCCGATCCCCTGACTTTCCTGGACTGCTTCGTCACCGGCCGCGGCAACAACCGCACCGGCTGGAGCCATGCCGCGTATGACCGTTTGATAGAAAAATCCAACTACGAAGCCGACCCCGTCCGCCGCTTCGCCCTGCTCGGCCAGGCCGAGGAAATCCTCGTCCGCCAAGAAAGCCCGATTGCCCCCGTCTACTACTTCACCGGCATCATGTTCTACGACGCCGGCAAACTGGGCGGCATCGAGGGCAACCTCCTCGACGAACACCCCCTCCGGGAAATGTACTGGAAGTAA
- the tpiA gene encoding triose-phosphate isomerase: MAFARKKIIAGNWKMNKTATEARQLVSDIIEKLGKFAKADVVLCPPFTAIAVTHEIVGNHTAIALGAQNMHEKASGAYTGEISAAMLRDLFVRYVILGHSERRQFFGETDALINTKALAALQNHLRPIICVGETLEQREAGQTSTVVETQVRGSCANITEEQWDDAVIAYEPVWAIGTGKTASPAQAQEVHAHIRKVLQDMAGDKVASKVRIQYGGSVKADNAQELLTQEDIDGALVGGASLDAESFVTIITAPFTED, translated from the coding sequence ATGGCCTTCGCCCGTAAAAAAATCATCGCCGGCAACTGGAAAATGAACAAAACCGCCACCGAGGCCCGCCAGTTGGTCTCGGACATCATCGAGAAACTCGGCAAGTTCGCCAAAGCCGACGTCGTCCTCTGCCCGCCCTTCACCGCCATCGCCGTCACCCACGAGATCGTCGGCAACCACACCGCCATCGCCCTCGGCGCCCAGAACATGCACGAAAAGGCCTCCGGCGCCTACACCGGGGAAATCTCCGCCGCCATGCTGCGCGACCTCTTTGTCCGTTACGTCATCCTCGGCCACTCGGAACGCCGCCAGTTCTTCGGTGAAACCGACGCCCTCATCAACACCAAGGCCCTCGCCGCCCTGCAAAACCACCTCCGCCCCATCATCTGCGTCGGCGAAACCCTCGAGCAGCGCGAGGCCGGCCAGACCAGCACCGTGGTCGAAACCCAGGTCCGCGGCTCCTGCGCCAACATCACCGAGGAACAATGGGACGACGCCGTCATCGCCTACGAACCCGTCTGGGCCATCGGCACCGGAAAGACCGCCTCCCCCGCCCAGGCCCAGGAAGTCCACGCCCACATCCGCAAGGTTCTCCAGGACATGGCCGGAGACAAAGTCGCCTCCAAGGTCCGCATCCAGTACGGCGGCAGCGTCAAGGCCGACAATGCCCAGGAACTCCTGACCCAGGAAGACATCGACGGCGCCCTCGTCGGCGGTGCCAGCCTGGATGCCGAATCGTTTGTCACCATCATCACCGCCCCGTTCACCGAAGATTAA
- a CDS encoding right-handed parallel beta-helix repeat-containing protein has translation MKPTPILGCLLFAGIILAGLSPAPAAEYWVATTGNDTASGSKAEPWRTIQRAVNSALAGDTISLRGGTYAEFVTFDFRSGSEGQPITLKPESGESVLLDGSTLTVPANTGRALVYIYNSSYIRIEGLEIANLSSAAPGAVPVGILVEGSGKGITLRDNFIHHIRQTRNALSGVDAHAIAFYGNAKAIPLSDITIAGNEIADCLLGSSEALVLNGNVENFTIENNTIHDCNNIGIDLIGYEKTSKSKTLDRARKGVVRENTVYNIDTDKNPAYGGHPDTGGGDRSAAGIYVDGGTNIIIERNHVFHCNFGIELASEAAKGSTDQITMRDNLIHHNMSAGLAIGGYDSKRGSTRNCTITHNTFYRNDTLQTGTGQISLQWYVSNCSFTHNILWADPTLKQMIVHDPYLPRPNYKKMNLGAGVAFNYNRYYHDGGDSSAVFTLVTRNLRRNYTTLAAWQADATGLLADANSTFGDPGFATPVPVDAPADPSASDIENDADQYKLGSASAVRDLGQPGFIIGSGEEDFFGDARIQGGAVGIGADER, from the coding sequence ATGAAGCCGACCCCCATCCTTGGTTGCCTCCTTTTCGCCGGGATCATCCTGGCCGGCCTCTCCCCCGCGCCGGCCGCCGAATACTGGGTGGCCACCACGGGGAATGACACCGCTTCCGGATCCAAGGCCGAACCTTGGCGCACCATCCAACGCGCGGTCAATTCCGCCCTCGCGGGCGACACGATCTCCCTTCGTGGCGGCACCTACGCGGAATTCGTCACTTTCGACTTCCGCTCGGGCTCGGAGGGCCAACCCATCACCCTCAAGCCGGAATCCGGTGAATCCGTCCTCCTGGATGGCAGCACCCTGACGGTACCGGCAAACACCGGCCGTGCGTTGGTCTACATTTACAACTCGTCCTACATCCGCATCGAGGGCCTGGAAATCGCCAATCTATCCTCCGCTGCCCCCGGCGCCGTCCCCGTCGGCATCCTCGTCGAGGGCAGTGGCAAGGGCATTACTTTGCGCGACAACTTCATCCACCACATCCGCCAGACCCGGAACGCCCTCTCCGGCGTCGATGCCCATGCCATCGCCTTTTACGGCAATGCAAAAGCCATCCCCCTCTCCGATATCACCATTGCCGGAAATGAAATCGCCGATTGCCTTCTCGGCTCCAGCGAGGCCCTCGTGCTCAACGGAAACGTCGAAAACTTCACCATCGAAAACAACACCATCCACGATTGCAACAACATCGGCATCGACCTGATCGGCTACGAGAAAACCTCCAAAAGCAAAACCCTCGACCGTGCCCGCAAGGGTGTTGTCCGCGAAAACACCGTCTACAACATCGACACCGACAAAAACCCCGCCTACGGAGGCCATCCCGACACCGGCGGCGGGGACCGCAGCGCCGCCGGGATCTATGTGGACGGCGGGACCAACATCATCATCGAGCGCAACCACGTCTTTCACTGCAACTTCGGTATCGAGCTGGCCAGCGAAGCCGCCAAGGGATCCACCGACCAGATCACGATGCGCGACAACCTCATCCACCACAACATGTCGGCCGGACTGGCCATCGGCGGATACGACTCCAAGCGCGGGTCCACCCGCAATTGCACCATCACCCACAACACCTTTTACCGTAACGACACGCTGCAAACCGGCACCGGACAAATCAGCCTGCAATGGTATGTCAGCAATTGTTCCTTCACCCACAACATCCTCTGGGCCGATCCCACCCTCAAGCAGATGATCGTTCACGACCCCTACCTGCCCAGGCCCAATTACAAAAAGATGAACCTCGGCGCGGGCGTGGCCTTCAATTACAACCGATACTATCATGACGGTGGCGATAGTTCGGCCGTTTTCACGCTGGTGACAAGGAACCTGCGCCGGAACTACACCACGCTGGCCGCCTGGCAGGCGGATGCCACCGGACTGCTTGCCGACGCCAACTCCACCTTCGGCGACCCGGGGTTTGCCACCCCTGTCCCGGTGGACGCACCGGCCGACCCCAGCGCCAGTGACATCGAAAACGACGCCGACCAATACAAACTCGGGTCCGCGTCCGCCGTCAGGGATCTCGGCCAGCCGGGATTCATCATTGGTTCCGGTGAGGAAGACTTCTTCGGTGATGCCCGTATTCAGGGCGGAGCCGTCGGTATCGGTGCCGACGAGCGTTGA
- the secG gene encoding preprotein translocase subunit SecG, translating into MITILIYFVTTVFIICSILLILAVLMQRPRSEGLGAAFGGGMTDSLFGAQTSDVLVKATVWLGAIFLSCTLALAFLHSYRSRSEFKVSDLLKPEPAAAVEKAPTPPAAPAPAPEAPAAPTPATTPAK; encoded by the coding sequence ATGATCACGATTCTGATCTATTTCGTCACCACAGTTTTCATCATTTGCAGCATCCTGCTCATCCTGGCCGTCCTGATGCAGCGACCCCGTTCCGAGGGTCTGGGCGCCGCTTTCGGTGGCGGCATGACCGATTCCCTCTTCGGGGCCCAAACCTCCGACGTCCTCGTCAAAGCCACCGTCTGGCTCGGCGCCATCTTCCTCTCCTGCACACTTGCCCTGGCCTTCCTACACTCCTACCGTTCCCGCAGTGAGTTCAAGGTCTCCGATCTCCTCAAACCCGAACCCGCCGCTGCGGTCGAAAAAGCGCCCACCCCTCCGGCTGCTCCGGCCCCTGCTCCGGAAGCCCCTGCCGCGCCGACTCCGGCGACTACGCCAGCCAAGTAG
- the gap gene encoding type I glyceraldehyde-3-phosphate dehydrogenase, translated as MIKVGINGFGRIGRMVFQALCDQGLLGKEIDVVAVVDVATDADYFAYQMKYDSVHGKFKHTVTTEKSAPGLEEADVLVVNGHKIKCVAATRNPSELPWGKLGVDYVIESTGLFTDSEKAQGHIAAGAKKVIISAPGKGDVKTLVIGVNHEEYDASKHHIVSNASCTTNCLAPLVHVLLKEGFGIETGLMTTIHAYTATQKTVDGPSKKDWRGGRAAAINVIPSTTGAAKAVGEVLPSTKGKLTGMSFRVPVADVSVVDLTFRSVKDTSIEEIDAALKKASASYLQGILGFTDEELVSSDFIHDSRSSIYDSLATLQNNLKGEKRFFKIVSWYDNEWGYSNRVVDLVRYMASKK; from the coding sequence ATGATCAAAGTCGGTATCAACGGTTTCGGACGCATCGGACGCATGGTTTTCCAGGCTCTTTGCGACCAGGGCCTTCTCGGAAAAGAAATTGACGTCGTCGCCGTGGTCGATGTCGCCACCGACGCCGATTACTTCGCCTACCAGATGAAGTACGACTCCGTGCACGGCAAATTCAAGCACACCGTCACCACCGAGAAAAGCGCCCCCGGACTCGAAGAAGCCGACGTCCTCGTGGTCAACGGCCACAAGATCAAATGCGTCGCCGCCACCCGCAACCCCTCGGAACTCCCCTGGGGCAAACTCGGCGTGGATTACGTCATCGAATCCACCGGCCTCTTCACCGACTCTGAAAAAGCCCAGGGCCACATTGCCGCTGGCGCCAAAAAAGTCATCATCAGCGCACCCGGCAAGGGCGATGTCAAAACCCTCGTCATCGGGGTCAACCACGAGGAGTACGACGCTTCCAAGCACCACATCGTCTCCAACGCCTCCTGCACCACCAACTGCCTCGCCCCGCTCGTCCACGTTCTCCTCAAGGAGGGCTTCGGCATCGAAACCGGCCTCATGACCACCATCCACGCCTACACCGCCACCCAGAAGACCGTCGATGGTCCCTCCAAAAAGGACTGGCGCGGCGGACGCGCGGCGGCCATCAACGTCATCCCCTCCACCACCGGGGCCGCCAAGGCCGTCGGCGAAGTTCTCCCCTCCACCAAGGGCAAACTCACCGGCATGTCGTTCCGCGTTCCCGTGGCCGATGTTTCCGTCGTCGACCTGACCTTCCGCTCCGTCAAAGACACCTCCATCGAGGAAATCGACGCCGCCCTCAAAAAAGCATCGGCCTCCTACCTGCAGGGAATCCTCGGTTTCACCGATGAAGAACTGGTCTCCAGCGACTTCATCCACGACAGCCGTTCCTCCATCTACGACTCCCTCGCCACCCTCCAGAACAACCTCAAGGGCGAAAAACGCTTCTTCAAGATTGTTTCCTGGTACGACAACGAGTGGGGTTACTCCAACCGCGTGGTGGACCTCGTCCGCTACATGGCTTCGAAGAAGTAA
- a CDS encoding SMP-30/gluconolactonase/LRE family protein produces MQPMDLAFPLLPRALSLCLAAFACSLAGSYAQAPGPTPAPGFGIERLDPALDSLLAPDAGVENLASGFKWAEGPLWKQGSVWFSDVPANTVYQWKEGDPEASIALKPSGDFHGGSQGSNGLALEASGRLLLCQHGERQVARLEPDGTFTALATHFEGKRFNSPNDLTLARDGTLFFTDPPYGLGKATPPELDFHGVYALSTSGSLRLLIRDLRFPNGIALSPDEKTLYVAVSDPANSRIMAYHLDAEGRAVDGREFFAAQSLKSPERKGGCDGLKIDRAGNLWATGPGGVLILSPQGKHLGTILTGKTAANCAFGGPERDTLYITATNLLLRVKTLARGL; encoded by the coding sequence ATGCAACCCATGGACCTCGCCTTCCCGCTTCTCCCCCGCGCATTATCCTTATGCCTGGCGGCTTTTGCCTGTTCCCTGGCTGGTTCGTATGCCCAGGCTCCCGGTCCCACGCCTGCGCCCGGATTTGGCATCGAGCGACTCGACCCCGCCTTGGACTCCCTCCTGGCCCCGGATGCCGGGGTGGAAAATCTGGCCTCCGGTTTCAAATGGGCCGAAGGACCGCTTTGGAAGCAAGGCTCCGTCTGGTTCTCGGATGTTCCCGCCAACACCGTCTACCAGTGGAAGGAAGGCGACCCCGAAGCCTCCATCGCCCTCAAACCCAGCGGCGATTTCCACGGCGGCAGCCAGGGATCCAATGGACTGGCCTTGGAGGCTTCCGGTCGGCTGCTGCTTTGCCAACATGGAGAACGCCAAGTGGCCCGCTTGGAACCCGACGGCACCTTCACCGCGCTCGCCACCCACTTCGAGGGCAAACGCTTCAACAGCCCCAACGACCTGACCCTGGCCCGCGATGGCACCCTCTTTTTCACCGACCCCCCCTACGGCCTCGGCAAAGCCACCCCGCCGGAACTCGATTTCCACGGGGTCTATGCCCTCAGTACCTCCGGCTCCCTGCGCCTGCTCATCCGCGACCTGCGATTCCCCAACGGCATCGCCCTCAGCCCCGATGAAAAAACCCTCTACGTGGCCGTATCCGATCCGGCCAACTCCCGCATCATGGCATATCATCTGGATGCCGAAGGAAGGGCCGTGGATGGCCGGGAATTCTTTGCCGCCCAAAGCCTCAAATCGCCCGAACGCAAAGGCGGATGCGATGGATTGAAAATCGACCGGGCGGGAAACCTCTGGGCCACCGGCCCCGGCGGGGTCCTCATCCTCAGCCCCCAAGGCAAACACCTCGGCACCATCCTCACCGGCAAAACCGCCGCCAATTGCGCCTTCGGTGGTCCCGAACGCGACACCCTCTACATCACCGCCACCAACCTCCTCCTCCGGGTCAAAACCCTCGCCCGGGGCCTGTAA
- a CDS encoding MBL fold metallo-hydrolase: MSFFLNLTRGNEIGANSYYLEADGRGVVFDAGMHPKAEGSLALPNLDLLKRRNVDALFLSHAHHDHVGALPLLQDHYPETSVFMSEPTYHLAGPLLHNSVNVMKRQREEKRIVEYPLFTHRDIDDCSTRWQACQLNRRWSIQGFPIDADDPDPHTFQMHHAGHILGSTAIDLTLGRRRILYTGDICLHDQTLMGRAQLPASGIDTLIIETTRGAQPKPDGFSREQSTDNLLQAIREVFDRGGSVLMPIFAMGKTQELLALLHHANRRGLLPYEKLWIGGLGKVFTQIHDRLADIAQRQLPRLQILDDISPEVFDLKESGRFKPQPRHLYLLPSGMMTEHTTSNRVAEKFLTRPEHAVFFVGYSDPDSPAGILRRTPPGESVRLNIDMDDVAVRCPVRHFDFTSHAYREDILEYIGRLQPRLCFLVHGDAPALAWFEAELHRRHPAMRVVIPKPGEQVPLD, from the coding sequence GTGTCTTTTTTCCTCAACCTCACCCGCGGCAACGAGATCGGGGCCAATAGCTACTACCTCGAGGCGGATGGCCGGGGCGTGGTTTTTGATGCCGGCATGCACCCCAAGGCCGAAGGCTCCCTCGCCCTGCCCAACCTCGACCTTCTGAAACGTCGCAACGTCGACGCCCTGTTTCTTTCCCACGCCCACCACGACCACGTCGGCGCCCTTCCGCTCCTCCAGGACCACTACCCGGAAACCTCGGTCTTCATGAGCGAGCCGACCTACCATCTGGCCGGCCCCCTGCTCCACAATTCCGTCAACGTCATGAAGCGCCAGCGGGAGGAGAAACGCATCGTCGAATACCCCCTTTTCACCCACCGCGACATCGACGACTGCTCCACCCGCTGGCAGGCCTGCCAACTCAACCGCCGCTGGTCCATCCAGGGCTTCCCCATCGATGCGGACGACCCGGATCCCCACACCTTCCAGATGCACCATGCCGGCCACATCCTCGGCTCCACCGCCATCGACCTGACCCTCGGCCGGCGCCGCATCCTCTACACCGGCGACATTTGTCTACACGACCAGACCCTCATGGGCCGTGCCCAGTTGCCCGCCTCCGGGATCGATACCCTCATCATAGAAACCACCCGCGGCGCCCAACCCAAACCCGATGGCTTTTCCCGCGAGCAATCGACCGACAACCTCCTCCAAGCCATCCGCGAAGTCTTCGATCGCGGCGGTTCGGTGCTCATGCCCATCTTCGCCATGGGCAAGACCCAGGAACTCCTCGCCTTGCTCCACCACGCCAACCGCCGCGGCCTCCTGCCCTACGAAAAACTCTGGATCGGAGGCCTGGGCAAGGTCTTCACCCAGATCCACGACCGTTTGGCCGATATCGCCCAGCGCCAGTTGCCGCGCCTCCAGATCCTCGACGACATTTCCCCCGAGGTCTTCGACCTCAAGGAATCGGGCCGCTTCAAGCCCCAGCCCCGTCACCTCTACCTCCTGCCCTCGGGCATGATGACCGAACACACCACCTCCAACCGTGTGGCGGAAAAATTCCTCACCCGCCCCGAACATGCCGTCTTCTTCGTCGGCTACAGCGATCCCGATTCGCCCGCCGGCATCCTGCGCCGCACCCCGCCGGGGGAATCCGTCCGGCTCAACATCGACATGGATGATGTGGCCGTCCGCTGCCCCGTCCGGCACTTCGACTTCACTTCCCATGCCTACCGCGAGGACATCCTGGAATACATCGGGCGCCTCCAACCCCGCCTCTGCTTCCTGGTCCACGGTGATGCCCCCGCACTGGCTTGGTTCGAGGCGGAATTGCACCGCCGCCATCCCGCCATGCGCGTCGTCATCCCCAAGCCGGGCGAGCAAGTTCCCCTCGACTGA